The following proteins come from a genomic window of Diprion similis isolate iyDipSimi1 chromosome 8, iyDipSimi1.1, whole genome shotgun sequence:
- the LOC124409268 gene encoding leucine-rich repeat neuronal protein 1-like — MVSYHKLLSGRPRGLDRSLILMFTQQFSVTFDQNAMIFQIFCLFFLSHGIRGEDTTTANVTAAPIQRSMCEVCTCTDGIVDCSSRNLDDHFEDDNWPKEPLLEVSFENNSFVHVNAFPNVSINRLILRKNNINTIDEGAFLQLRNLTELDLSHNQLTTPLLGPHVFRGRFSPVAYEPLPKMKVLNLAYNALHSLHRDLFEHLGSLTVLSLEGNPFMNIDDPTVDALSYLSYLEELTLSYCELDDLPEHVFHTPKYLKKVDLTGNKFSSPPLALEDGRALEWVALDENPIKIINENNAFPTMEKLKELSLCCMHNLTAIGAGAFSGLTALEVLHIEGCPQLEIIDENALASKHELGTEWPPLKKLQLADNALHYLPAKLVGRWDKLVDLDLHNNKWGCDCKNQFLVESLLPSLGDKLMGEKANDLTCSTPQEHQGKNLTSLSTRHLRCVDLYNARPERDATVLVGILIGVLLAVPVTLAVFVFWRRGFFFCNSQGPATFSRAFYKRADRDEDF, encoded by the exons ATGGTATCTTATCACAAGTTGTTATCAGGGAGGCCCCGGGGACTTGATAGAAGCCTGATTTTGATGTTCACTCAACAGTTCAGTGTCACGTTTGATCAGAACgccatgatttttcaaatattttgtctcttttttttatcccatggGATTCGGGGTGAGGATACTACCACGGCGAATGTCACAGCGGCTCCGATCCAAAGGAGTATGTGCGAAGTTTGCACCTGCACAG ATGGCATAGTAGACTGCAGTAGCAGAAATCTGGATGATCACTTCGAAGATGATAATTGGCCGAAGGAACCACTGTTGGAAGTTTcatttgaaaacaattctttCGTACATGTGAATGCTTTTCCGAACGTTAGCATCAACAGGCTAATACTTCGGAAAAACAATATCAACACAATTGACGAGGGAGCTTTTCTACAGTTGAGAAATTTAACCGAGCTTGACCTCAGCCACAACCAGTTGACTACGCCTCTACTGGGTCCGCATGTATTTAGG GGTCGGTTTTCGCCAGTGGCTTACGAACCCCTTCCAAAGATGAAGGTCCTCAATCTGGCTTACAACGCGCTCCACAGTCTTCATCGGGATCTTTTCGAGCATTTGGGAAGTTTAACGGTTCTCTCGCTCGAAGGAAACCCGTTTATGAACATTGATGACCCGACCGTTGATGCGCTCAGTTATTTATCCTATCTGGAAGAACTCACCCTGAGCTACTGCGAACTCGACGATCTGCCTGAGCACGTGTTCCACACCCCTAA GTACTTGAAAAAGGTAGACTTGACTGGAAACAAGTTCAGTTCACCTCCACTTGCTCTCGAGGATGGCAGAGCCTTGGAGTGGGTGGCTTTGGACGAGAATCCCATTAAAATCATCAACGAGAACAACGCCTTTCCGACAATGGAAAAACTCAAGGAACTGAGTCTCTGCTGCATGCACAACTTAACCGCTATTGGAGCCGGTGCTTTTTCGGGTTTGACTGCTCTCGAAGTTCTCCACATCGAAGGATGCCCTCAGCTTGAAATCATCGACGAGAACGCATTGGCATCAAAG CATGAATTAGGAACCGAGTGGCCACCACTGAAGAAACTACAGTTGGCTGACAACGCTCTGCATTATTTGCCAGCTAAGTTGGTCGGAAGATGGGACAAGCTGGTGGACCTTGACCTGCACAACAACAAGTGGGGCTGTGACTGTAAAAACCAATTCCTG GTCGAATCGCTCCTACCCAGTCTTGGTGATAAGTTGATGGGCGAAAAAGCGAATGATCTGACTTGCTCGACACCACAGGAACACCAGGGAAAAAATCTGACTTCTCTCTCAACACGTCATCTCCGTTGCGTTGATTTGTACAACGCAAGACCGGAAAGAGACGCAACCGTTCTTGTTGGTATTTTGATCGGAGTTCTCCTTGCCGTTCCGGTTACTCTTGCGGTATTCGTATTTTGGAGACGAGGATTCTtcttctgcaattctcaaggCCCAGCGACATTCTCTCGCGCATTCTACAAGCGTGCTGACCGTGATGAGGACTTttag